A genomic region of Cannabis sativa cultivar Pink pepper isolate KNU-18-1 chromosome 1, ASM2916894v1, whole genome shotgun sequence contains the following coding sequences:
- the LOC115707432 gene encoding small ribosomal subunit protein mS78 (rPPR3a) — translation MSSLCRRVRAIFTRVPSKPSANFCTTETLGNKRLVKNTSASTTETQLQKLVDEFKKSSKSSRFRHNQSIYRRTVARLAGAKKFSMIEDILEDQKQYYNISSQGFAMRLISLYGQSGMFDHAQKVFDELPELNCPRTVSSFNALLKAGVASKKYDKVVEIFKELPSRVSIEPDLVSYNIVIKALCEMGSLDDALSMFHELDNIGKEPDLVTFNTILNVLYRNGQFSEGDKIWAMMESKNVVPDVRSYNTKLRGMVLDGRVSEAVQLMNEMKSKHIIPDVFSYNALLKGFCDGKNLEEAKEWYGQLQESECNPDLVTYQMLIPLFFEADDFDMAFELCSEAINQEMRLKKEMFTQVVNGLVKQDKDEKACKLVELINSTKYLKYKLELPVVD, via the coding sequence ATGTCTTCTCTGTGTCGTCGTGTTCGAGCTATCTTTACGAGAGTTCCTTCAAAACCCAGCGCCAACTTCTGCACCACTGAAACCCTTGGCAATAAACGATTGGTAAAGAACACTTCCGCTTCCACCACTGAAACCCAGCTCCAGAAATTGGTAGATGAGTTCAAGAAGTCCTCTAAGTCCTCACGCTTTCGACACAATCAAAGCATTTACAGGCGCACGGTGGCCCGTCTTGCCGGTGCCAAGAAGTTCTCTATGATCGAAGATATCCTAGAAGACCAGAAACAATATTATAACATCTCCAGCCAAGGTTTCGCAATGCGCCTCATTAGCTTGTACGGTCAATCTGGCATGTTTGATCACGCACAGAAGGTGTTCGATGAATTGCCTGAGCTGAATTGTCCTCGCACTGTGAGTTCTTTCAATGCCCTTTTAAAGGCTGGTGTTGCATCAAAGAAATACGACAAAGTTGTCGAGATTTTTAAAGAGTTGCCTTCTCGTGTTTCTATAGAACCAGACTTGGTATCGTATAACATTGTCATTAAAGCATTGTGCGAGATGGGTTCTTTGGATGATGCTCTTTCGATGTTTCATGAGCTTGATAACATTGGGAAAGAGCCTGATTTGGTCACTTTCAATACAATTCTCAATGTGTTGTATAGGAATGGTCAGTTTTCTGAGGGAGACAAAATTTGGGCAATGATGGAGAGCAAGAATGTTGTACCTGATGTTAGAAGTTATAATACAAAGCTGCGAGGAATGGTGCTGGATGGCAGAGTATCCGAGGCCGTTCAGTTAATGAATGAAATGAAAAGTAAGCATATTATTCCTGATGTGTTTAGTTATAATGCTCTACTTAAAGGATTTTGTGATGGTAAGAACTTGGAGGAAGCAAAAGAATGGTACGGTCAACTTCAGGAAAGTGAATGTAATCCAGACTTGGTGACTTACCAGATGCTTATTCCATTATTTTTTGAGGCAGATGACTTCGATATGGCTTTTGAGCTTTGCTCCGAGGCAATTAATCAGGAAATGCGTTTAAAGAAGGAGATGTTTACACAAGTGGTTAATGGATTGGTCAAGCAGGATAAGGATGAGAAAGCATGTAAGCTTGTGGAATTGATAAACTCTACCAAGTACTTAAAATATAAACTGGAGTTGCCAGTGGTCGACTAG
- the LOC115707431 gene encoding (3S,6E)-nerolidol synthase 1 has translation MASPFLYVPSKHGNGLQSFTDPFYMEYTRNIREMKNVMNSIILADDDYRERSIEALNLVNAVLRVGIDYHVQDEIKSILEREHIIFSDHISNQYFNNINQDHLYEVSLRFRLLRQGGYDVSPDVFNELMKDKKGNFNVLVEEDREGLRELFEASQVRIEGEEVLEEAEVFSGEHLKEWANLHRHTSEARSIQLTLDQPCHKSLARVTSPNFLDSFSANTATRDQGWTWMTLLNKLVTMDFKIVQSIHQREIVLVSKWWKELGLAEELKFARDQPLKWYLWTVASLPDPSLSEERIELTKPISLVYIIDDIFDVYGTLDELTLFTDAVNNWEIKEQFPDYLKICFKALDDITNKISYVVYRKHGWNPIDSLRKSWGKLCNAFLLEAEWFGCGKLPNEEEYLKNAIVSSGVHVVLVHMFFLLGEGISMEAVNLLDNIPGLVSSTAAILRLWDDLGSAKDENQNGHDGSYVECYMKRHKECSMGEAREQVIRMIKNEWERLNKECFSPKHFPMCFRKGCLNAARMVPVMYDYDDHHRLPSLQNYINSLLSHQTI, from the exons ATGGCTTCTCCCTTTCTTTATGTCCCTTCTAAACACGGCAATGGATTACAAAGTTTCACA GATCCGTTTTACATGGAGTATACACGTAATATACGAGAGATGAAGAACGTAATGAACAGTATTATTTTGGCTGATGATGATTATCGTGAACGCTCCATAGAAGCTTTGAACTTGGTCAACGCTGTGCTTAGAGTCGGCATTGATTATCATGTCCAAGATGAGATTAAATCTATCCTTGAAAGGGAACATATAATTTTCAGTGACCATATTAGTAaccaatattttaataatattaatcaaGACCACCTGTATGAGGTTTCTCTTCGTTTCCGATTACTGAGACAAGGAGGTTATGATGTCTCTCcag ATGTGTTTAACGAGTTGATGAAGGACAAAAAGGGAAATTTCAATGTTTTAGTGGAAGAAGACAGAGAGGGACTAAGAGAATTGTTTGAAGCCTCACAAGTAAGAATAGAAGGAGAAGAGGTACTAGAGGAAGCTGAAGTGTTCAGTGGCGAACACCTAAAAGAATGGGCAAATCTTCATCGTCATACGAGTGAAGCTCGAAGTATTCAATTAACGTTAGACCAACCTTGTCATAAAAGCTTGGCCAGGGTCACATCTCCAAACTTTTTGGACAGTTTCTCAGCCAACACTGCTACCAGAGACCAAGGCTGGACCTGGATGACCCTTTTAAACAAACTGGTCACAATGGACTTCAAAATAGTTCAGTCTATTCACCAAAGGGAAATTGTCCTTGTCTCCAA ATGGTGGAAAGAGCTTGGTTTGGCAGAGGAGTTGAAATTTGCTAGAGACCAACCCCTAAAATGGTACCTCTGGACAGTGGCAAGTCTACCAGATCCAAGCTTGTCTGAAGAGAGGATTGAACTAACTAAACCCATTTCTCTCGTCTACataatagatgatatttttgatgTTTATGGGACACTAGACGAACTCACTCTTTTCACAGACGCAGTTAATAA TTGGGAAATTAAAGAGCAGTTCCCCGACTATTTGAAGATATGTTTCAAGGCACTTGATGATATAACCAACAAAATTAGCTACGTGGTGTACAGAAAACATGGATGGAACCCAATTGACTCCTTAAGAAAATCG TGGGGAAAACTGTGCAATGCGTTCTTGTTAGAAGCAGAGTGGTTTGGTTGTGGGAAGTTGCCAAATGAAGAGGAGTATTTGAAGAACGCGATTGTGAGTTCTGGTGTACACGTGGTGCTAGTTCATATGTTCTTTCTCTTAGGTGAAGGTATATCCATGGAAGCTGTAAACTTACTGGACAACATTCCAGGCCTTGTGTCTTCTACAGCAGCAATTCTTCGTCTTTGGGATGACTTAGGAAGTGCCAAG GATGAGAATCAAAATGGGCATGATGGGTCTTACGTTGAGTGCTACATGAAAAGACACAAGGAGTGTTCAATGGGCGAAGCAAGGGAGCAAGTGATTCGTATGATTAAAAATGAGTGGGAACGCCTCAATAAGGAGTGTTTCTCGCCAAAACATTTTCCCATGTGCTTCAGAAAGGGTTGTCTTAATGCTGCTAGGATGGTTCCAGTGATGTATGACTATGATGATCATCATCGCCTTCCAAGCCTCCAGAATTATATCAACTCACTTCTCTCTCATCAAACAATATAA
- the LOC133037638 gene encoding (3S,6E)-nerolidol synthase 1, chloroplastic-like: MALSIMSSYASFRPFKPSSSLSSSQNIIRNFDENSKYHIRSNGDLTPQKDLDKYRDVLRKADPFDEGLKMIDAIQRLGIDYIFEEEIDKIIQSQSAYKFFREFEHDQYITINQYLFKLIYTI, from the exons ATGGCGTTGTCAATAATGTCTTCTTACGCATCTTTTCGTCCCTTTAAACCCTCCTCATCACTTTCGAGTTCTCAAAACATAATTAGAAATTTTGACGAGAACTCCAAATATCATATCAGGAGTAACGGTGATCTCACACCACAAAAG GATTTAGATAAATACAGGGACGTTTTAAGAAAAGCAGACCCATTTGATGAAGGTCTAAAGATGATTGATGCTATTCAACGGCTAGGAATTGACTATATCTTCGAGGAAGAGATTGATAAAATTATACAAAGCCAGTCTGCTTATAAGTTTTTTAGAGAATTCGAACATgatcaatatatcacaataaatcaatatttgtttaaactcatatatactatatga